Below is a window of Phoenix dactylifera cultivar Barhee BC4 chromosome 7, palm_55x_up_171113_PBpolish2nd_filt_p, whole genome shotgun sequence DNA.
GTCAATTAAAAGAGATGTCAAATTCTGTATAAGGAGCTTGGGTTCGAGTTGCAAACTAGACTTTTGATCTATTCTTTGAGCTGGAAAAAATCTTTCATAATTCTCTCAGGAATTGCTAGAGTTGTTTAAGTTATTTTGATTGTAGAGTTATCTTCTGTATCTTATGGTCTAGATCTGATCTGATGTAcagattctttctttcttaatttTGAGGAGCGTGGGAAGGTCATAGCGGGTATGCTTAGATTATTGAAATATTACAACCTTTAAAACCTTTTGTGAATAATAGTTTTACTTCCTTGATAGTAATGTTGCCGCGCACCTTTCCTTACCTCCATCTCTGTTTTCAATCTTTAGGGAATCATTTTGCATTATTTGGTATCAGAATGACTTAATTCATTATGCTATTAGCAATGCCAGCTTCGTCGTAGGTTCATTGAGTGATAATGAGCATTTACTGGTAAGCATGActgaaaattcaaagaaaggGACTTATGGATTCTGAAAATACATTAGATGATGCTTGGAATGTAGACCTAAATGCAAAGATCTTTTATATGACACAAGTCATTTGGTtatatatttgcatgtatatgctCCATCACTGCTTAATGATCTTAACTTGCTTCTTTTGTGGAGGTGGAACCCTCACTGAGATCTTGGTACACATTCTATTCCATAAAAATCAGTTCCCATTTTCCCATTTTCATATCCAGGGAAATATAATTTGGGTGGATTTTGTTTCCTAAActagcattaaagacctaagtAAACCTGCAGTTATTAATGATggaataaaaagggttaatctaTATGTTATGGATCACTATTGAAAAGTGCATCTGGGGCATCTTTGGATTCATATCAAGATGCGAGacaacttgatttttgaatggtaTAAATTAACAAAATATAAGATTTGATACATTCTCGAGTAACTTAATGGGAATGGTGCAAATTTAGTGGGACCAGCAACAAGGGACTTACACATGATCTGGTAGCTTATCTGTAGGAACATGGAAGTTGCAAATTGAGAGCATTTATCTTTGTGTAAATTTCTATGGACTACGTCAAGCGAGTGATGTCTTACTCCAAAGATGTAGAAAAGCTTTATGAATTGGTCACCATGCAGATGAGGACATAAGActcaaaaatatgaaagtgtaTATGTATATCTGTACCTGTCTGGTGTAGAACATGGAAAATCATATTACTAGACATACTTCAGGAAAATATGCTCAATATTCTCTTGCAAGGGATTTTATTTTTGGAGCAAACTATGTTAAGGTACAATTTGAGAGAATCAAGGACCTAGAAAtatttaaaacaataaaaaccTATTCATTACTATGTAAAATTTGATACAGAACTCTTCTCTTGTAAGAAGAGCTATAAGATGGATTGAGTCAATTTTAGCATGTTTTTCTCCATATTTTCTCTAGGGTGATAAATTGAGGGCTCCACAAGAGCAATTGATGGATTTTCTTGATAGAACTACAAAACCAAATAATTTTATTGGAATCCTTGTCTTAATGCTACAGCTTTTTATGTTGCTCTCACTGATATGTGTGTGATCCAGATGAGATGAtctttaagaataaagagccaCTGAATTCATGTAAATGAGAATAACCAATTTAAGCCTACCTCAACTGTACTCGGAATGAGAATAACTTAAACAGGACAACCATTTGGCAAGTGAGTACTTTATGCCTTGGATATTTAAGCCCTGGATATCTGTTGGAGATCCAAATTCTGGGACCTTACAGTGCTTTAGCAATTACTCATtgctcagaaaataaaatattatatgctTCATTTTAATCAACATAAATCATTCTCTTGTCACTTTGTAAATATTTTATTCTTCTGACAGTTCACATCTTCAATTTAATTACTATTCTAAGTTATTTGTCCATTTAGGAATTACAAGTCTCTTTTTGTCTCTCGTTATTTGCAGAGGGAGAACAAGGTAACGGTCGTAGAAATATCATGTAATTAGCAACAGTTTAAAACCTTCAACATGTTCAGGTTCTGACCCATGCTTCAAATTTGTCTTCTTGTCTTTCAGAACTTCTCATATGGATACAGGCATATTGGTGCTAATTGGGTCCCTCGTTGGAGTTTCAGTCATAATACTCATCATATTATGGCATGTGttgaaaagaatatatatattgaaTTCCTCTCAAGCAGATGATTGTACTATTACATTTTCTGGTATTGAGTACCTGCATGGCCTTCAGTATTTGTACTTCTGATGTCGATCCTTTACATAATATGCTTACTGTATGATCCTTGCAGCTTCCAAAGAGTTGGTATTTGAGGAGCCTCTTTGTAAGAAAATTCCACTTAAAGAGATCTATGCTGCCACAAATAGTTTGAATGATCTAAACTTTATTGGCCAGGGCATTGCTGGTGAGCATTTATTTGAACTTGCTTCAAGAAAAACTGGGACATGCTGCACTAATGAATGTGACATTTAGAGTGGCAAAAATATTCTTCATGTTTTTCTACAGATAAATGTTTCAAATGTACAACTTTTTTTTCCACAGATAGATGTTTCACAAATGCATGTAAATGGACTTATACATGTCACAGAATAGGCATAGCAATATCGAAAAGAATTGATGTGCCATTTTCTCATTGTTTACATCCTCCTATTCAGATATAtactttcttttgaaaaaaaaaaaagaaatacaagAAGAAAATTAGCAGGAGCATCACCTATTAGAATTTACCTAGGTCAAATACATGGGAAACAACACCAGCCTGATTTGAACCTAGAATCTTTCCTCTGCAGAGTAGGGGTGCACCATCTGGGCTATTGGCCAATCCACATTCAGATGCATACTTAGATAAATTTGCATGGAATTCCTTAATATTtgtcaaataaaatatataattgacAGTTACAGCAATCACACAGCAGTTATTCTACAATATCAGCAAGTGTAAGCTTGTAATTGATAATGTGTACCCAAAAAGTATGCAGTCACATGGTAATAAGCTTTTGTAATTCTTGTCTAACTCGTTCTAAAATATGCATCTACTAGGTTATATACAAGAAAAAGTAATAGCCATTATCTATGGATGAATTCTTTGGGAAACTTAATGTTTGCAAAATTTTAAAGAAATGTAAAACATACTAGCTGAAGTTGATCATTTTTCTATATTTCTCACCTGACTTCATCTTATCTGGTTATCAGGAAAAGTGTACAAAGGTGTGCTTTCAAATGGTTCGAATGTTGCAGTTAAGCATATTATCAAGGATGGATATGCAGAGACATTTGTGAGGGAAGTTACTAGCCTATCACATGTTAGGCACCCAAACCTTGTGGCTTTGCGAGGTTattgtgaagaagaagatgaatgtTTTCTTGTATACGAGCTATGCTCCAGAGGCAATCTATCAGAATGGCTATTCGGTATGGTCTCCATTAAGCTTAGGTCTTGAGTCATTTCTAATGAGATACTAAGCTTAATTTCATATGACAGGGAAGGACAAAATACTTTCATGGATTCAGAGACTTAAGATTGCTATTGGTAGTGCCCGTGGCCTTTGGTTTCTTCATACATATCCAGGAGGCTGCATTGTTCATCGTGATATTAAGGTTGGTAGCAACATTATACTAATTGCACACATTTAATGCATCACCTTACAGCTGCTTGCAGACATGTTTAATTGGTCCTTTAGGATGAGTTAGCCATGATATTATGAAATGCTCAGGCATCGCAGGGATTTGGCCATCCTGAATACGAACATCCATGCATTATTTGTCTGTAAGccgatttcaaattgtattttCCATATTGTTCTCATCTGGTTTTATATCAAAGCAAACCTAACATACCAAATAGTGGTTGATATTATGAGATGCTAAATAAGATTTTATTGAAATACACAAAGAATGGTTTTGCTTTCATATTtgataatataattttatggATGACTAAAGTAGACTCTGTGTTTATTCATATTCAGCCATAAACAACACAGGATTGAGTGTGCAGGTGTTAATTATCAAAAACTGTTGCAGCAACTTTATCGTTCATTAGAGCTTGAGGATGCTTGCTGAATCTTGgtcaagaaagagaaaaagaaaataattttgggattTATTTAGTTCTGAGATTATGATCATTCTAACCTTTGCTTATAAGTCTCAGAGACTTTAATCTATCTATTGATTAGCCAAGAATCATTATAAATTACTTTCCCCCAGCCAATTTTTGTCGAACCTGGTCAAACATATTAATTCATGATTTATTTCGTTAAATTCTAAATATATTTCGTTCACATAAACAAAAAATAGAGTACCGTTTAAGACTGGTAGCCCCAGTTTCATGATCAGCCAATTCAATCCTCTGAATTCATTCAAGTAGCTTTTATACAGGTTCTGAAAACGAGCACGCGTTAAACCTGTAAGTTAGCAGAGATATATGCTAGTAATGTTTGTCATGGATCACTGGGTTCTGAGAATTCTGATTTTTGTGGTTTAGCATATTCTAGACAAAGAAAAGGTAGTGGCAAGGATCTTCCTCTGAGAATATTATGAATCGAATTTAAGTTGCTACTTTGCATTCCTGTAGCATAAGGTTTATATAGCGAGATATGTTAAGAGGACTGGATGTATGGAATTGAAGATTCTTGCTATATCTTCCAAATGGTGGCCCTTGTAATCTGATCAGTACCCAGCCAGGCCTAATCCTGCTTTGAATATTGCAGCTGGGAGCTCTTCTGTTGTGTGTCTGTGGTTTATGCTTGGCCGATGATTTGTCTGGATAAATGCCCTCATTGTAGTTTTAATTAATATGGTGTTGTTGAGGGGTCCTTGGGACTTTAGAATGCCATCAAAGAATTCAGGGAGTGCATTGCCACCTTGAATTGTTACTAAGCTCAATTACACCCTGAAACAAACCTATAGCATGACTGGACAATTAGATTATATACGGTAGGCTGTCTGAAACTGATGTTTCCGGATGATACTAATTGCAATCAGGAATGCCTACGGTGAACTCTAAGGGAAGCTAATTGcttttgatgttccttttgcttTTCGCATGAAGTCCAAAAGAATGCCCGTTTTGATTTCACAGAATGGTGAGAGGtgtaagaagcaaggacatgaCATAATATGTAGGAGGGATGAGAGATAGCATCTTTTCTTGAATTTTAGTTTTGTTGTCCTTTTGAATCCTATGAGATATCGAGCTTTTCATGTGCTGAGCTATATGAGAGAGGTAATCTTAAATTATGCATCTAACTTGTTAGAATTCAAACCTTGGAACAGTTAAAATCTCTATAACAGCAATATCAAATTTACCTGTTCGTACCTTTgtagttaaatatatttttaacatGGATATTTGGATCTCTTTCAGCCAGCCAACATTCTTCTTGATGAAGATTTTGAAGCCAGACTATCAGACTTTGGTTTATCTAAAGTTATGGACCTAGGTGTTTCATACATGAGCTCTGAAGTGCGGGGAACCTTCGGCTATGTCGATCCAGAATACCGACAGAATCACCGTGTGAATGCTGCTGGAGATGTATACAGCTTCGGAATAGTACTGCTACAAATCCTTTCAGGAAAACGAGTTATCAATTTGAATGTGAGAAAGCCATTGCCACTGGATAAAATGGTAAGCTATAATTTATATAGAATTTATTCTCCATAGCCGATCTCACCATGCTGATAAGGACTCACACTCCCCAGGCCAAACTTCTCACCAAGGACGGAAATATTTCAGAATTCGCCGATCCAAGATTAAATGGGGAATACTCAGCGGAGGCCTTCGAAATTGTCCGCAAGCTAGCTTTGTCATGCACCAGCCATAAACAGAAGCGACCATCAATGGAGAACGTTGTCACAAGGTTAGAGAAAGCACTGGAAATTTCAACTCGAGATAGTGAGGCCTATCATGTCAGTACTACATGATCCCATACACCGTTTAGTCCAGATGATAACTCTGATGTGTGAGATAAAATAAATCAAGCGTCATATGACAGTAACAAATTTTGTAGCACATTCTACATTCATTAAGGTATAAACGTGAAATAAGAGAACAGTGGTATTTTCTGGTCCAAGGCATattattgcaaaaaaaaaaaaaaaaggatatcaATGCTCTAAAAAACTGATCATGATCTCAGCTCTTCTAAAAACCGAGCTGAGATCAAAGCATGATAAAATTCAGaagtgggaaaaagaaaaaaaaaaatcgagacTCTGGTGTATATATACTGGGAAGTAGCTCAAAGACCTCAGATGAGAATGAACGAAGAGTGCTCGATAAGGGATTGAGAACTATATCATTGTGCACGAACAATGTCATTTCGGATTGGCCGTGTCAGAATGGCATGGTAGCCTTGCTCTTGGAAGCTGTGGATGTGATTGAGCAGCGACCTGGCCTTTTTACCAGCATGAGGAGAGCCTTCTGTGACAAGGGAATATAGTGATGGCATAAGCGAAGGCATTTTCTCTAGTAGACTGATCACTTTTGAGCCACCGTTGTTGCATAGGGACAGCAAGATAGAGACGCAGGACTCCCTCCCAGACCGGGATGGGGTGGACCGGAGAACTTCCACCACACGAGGAATGACAGCAGACCTCAAAATTGCATCTGTCCCCTCCTGCCTTTCCGCTATTTTCGCAAGAACTGCAGCGGAATCGGTAACAAGGTCCTCCCTTTCGGATTGCAGAAGATCGGCGAGAGCTGGGACTGCCCGCGCTGCCAATAATTTTGGGTGGTTGCCATGATACAGAAGCAGCCCAAAGAAAGTAACCAAGGCATTCTTCTTTCCTCGGTATGTGCCGTCTCTTAACAGCTCTGTGAGTGTTGGAATTGCCTCCGGGATTTCTCCGATCGCTACTCGGTACTCTGCAACTGATGAGAGGTAGAAGAGGACTGCTGCTGCATTCTGCTTGGCCTCAATCCTTGAACCCGTTTTGATAGCATGAACTATTAGACTTAGGCCGCCAGTTCCGCAGATAGCCTTCCGACCTTCAGGATGCTTGGAAAGGTTTAAGAGGCAAGCCACTGCATTTTCCTGAATTGAAGGATCTGTGGAGGAGAGTAGATGGAGAAGACATGGAATTGAACCAGCTTCCACCAAGCAAGCTCTGTTGAAGAGGTTGGATTTGGAAAGCTTTCGGATTTCATAAGTTGTTTTGTACTTCTCTAGCAGGTTTGCTCCGTTCGAGAGCTTGTCGACTAGGAAAGCAGCAGCCATTCTTATGgctcctgctgctgctgctcgGCTGAAGGGTGAGACGGTCTTGGCGAGATCTCGTTTCTGGTTGATGCTTGGCTCGGTGATTGGTACGATGTTGCCGTGGCGGAATTGCTGAACAAGCTTCCGGATTGTCACGTTGGGGACTAATTCTGTGCTGGCCAGCTTCTCGCCGGTCACCGGGCATGTGAGATACCCGGCTTTGAGCCATCTCGCTATCGATGCGCGGTCGTAGGTCTGCCCTGTAGCCAGTGTTACAGGGTCTGCCATGAGCTCGAGAGAGATTGGGCACCGCAGATCTTCTAGGTACAGGTGTTCGATGGCTTCTTCCTGGAGCTTGCATTCCTTGTGATCGCTCCTTCTGCCGTCCATGGCATCAAACAGAACCACGCGGCAATAGACCGTCAATCCCATCAAGCTACCGAGGAGGGCCACTTCATCACCGTCACCATCCGGGCTTGCAAAGATCTCCTCTTCCAAGAATGCGATCTCTTCGTTGCAGTCCGACCAGGTACGAATGTGCAAGCGATCCAAGAGACGCCTAAGATCGCTTCGAGCCGGAGCCACACCATTCTTGAATTGGGTCAGCATCGACCACACGCTCCGCACCGCGCGGTGGTCGGCAGGGTCGGTTTTGATTGCCGCCTTCCACGCTTGCCTCCTGACAAGCCGGATCAACTCCTTGACTTCCGGCGCCGCATCGATCGACTCCAGCGGGAGGACGTCGAGGACGGTGGCGATTGACCGGATGAGGATCCGGAATTCGCATGACACCCGCTCGGACCGCATTAGGACCCAGAGGCGGGCGCCCCGCCGGGCGCAGTCATGGAGGAGGTGCCGGATCTTCTGGAGAGTGACATGGAGCTCGGAGAAGCTCACGACCACGGAGCCAGAAAGGGTGTTTCCGCGGTCACGGACATCCTCCAGGAATTCGAGGATGGCGCCGACCTGCCGGATGGTTTCGCGGGCGCTTCGCCGGTGGATCGGGAAGGCGTCGGAGCGATGGGCGGCGATATCGCGGCATAGAGCGATGAGGGCGTGGAGGAGGGCGGCGGGGGAGACGGCCTCGCAGGGTGGGATTGCCGGAAGAGTCAGAATCCGGCGTCTGGGTGTATGAGACATTgagtagaagaagaagggaggaagagaggagggagtTGCGCTTGGATTGAGGAGAGATTCTAACGAAATTTTGCCTTCTACCGGAAGTTGGCGGTTGGGAGGAATTACGGGGGATATTTATAAGAGGCAACGGAGGGTAGGGTCCTTCGATACACGACGCGTGTCAGCTTTAGAACCCCGGAGGCTGAAGCAGTACAAGGGGAAGCAACGACACGTGGAGCGATTTGAGATCGGGAGGAGGGAGGCTTCGAGGGTGGGGGGCGCTTCCGGATAGGATTAGATCGAAGGATTGAGCGGCACCGGGGCCACGAGGAAGAGGAGGACAACGTGGGGCCCACTGACCGTCCTTGCCACGTGTCGTCCGATAAGGACGACAGGGTGGGCTGATGCCTGATGGCTCGTGAGTGTCTCGGGTCAAGGGGAAGGCTGCTTCTCCGGGCCAGCGGGGTCCGCGCGGCCGACATTGAGTCGCTAAGCTGTTTCTCTCCAAACAGCAGACAGCTTTTCGGCGAACTAGATTACGCAACGGAAGCAATACGAAACGTGTCCCGAGATGGAAACTTTAGAGAAGCTGCCTTCTGTTCGTGGAGCGCATTTAATGAACGAGGCAAATTGggctttgtttgtttccttcgAAAATTACGGACGAGGTCGCCTTTAAGCGAAAATTACAGGggctattaaaataattaagctATTAAGCTCGTACAATAGGAAGGGACACGTGACAGGAGCCGCGGAGGGACTTGGCGGTGGGGTCTACACGGCTTGCATGATTGTGCGCTTATCCTTTGATTTGCTGCTCATCTACGTGCACGTGGCAGAAGCTGGAACGGTGATTTAGACTGCTGTTTGCAAGGCTAGCTGTTTCTTGTTAATAAATTCCATAGGAGGAAGGTCAGGCTTACACGCGAGGCCACGCAGTCGCATTGCGTGTGGGCCAGCGGATACGTGTGAGGCTTATCGTGGCCTCCCGCAATGATGCGTGCTATCAGCCTGTGCGGCGCCAGTTCACTATATGTAAAATATTCTGAATCCTTTGGTCTTATTTCTCGCTTCATGCATCTCTCTTTCGTAGTTTGTGACGTGGTTATGGCTTATGGCGTCAGAATTTGAAACCATTAGGAGAAAATACTTTATGTTGATTAGCTTTTCAGACTAGAGCCTCGCACCTCCAGTTGAGCATAttttataagaataaaaaaaaagaaatatcttgTTGGGGATTTCGCATTCAGTTCCAAAAATAGAAGAGTTTGGGAGAAAGTTCGGCAGCCAAAGGTGGACATGCATAGTATTTTGCAATAATAGTTCATGTTGATTGATGAGTGTAACACTTTTGAAAatgtatattgatatatatatatatatctgtgtgtgtgtacatatacatatatgtacatatacatgcatatacatatatgtacatatacatatatatatatatatatatatatatatatatatatatatatatatatgtatacataccgaggagagagaaagaatattaATTGGAGGTTGAGAGAGTGAGTTAATGTGAaattgtaaaaaaatataaaaaataagagTATTTTTTGTCTACGAAAAAAggatagattgataacctaccataacagagaataggttatcaatccccatatatatatatatatataaaagaatcaTCTATTTATTCTTCAAAGAATATAATCATTGATTGACTATACTTAAAACTGACATAGAGAATGATCTGTTGTTAATTTGTTTTGTCCTTTGCCTTTTTTACTAATTATTACGCATTATACAATTGGAGGTGATACGGAAGTTTAAAATCTTGCGATAAAAGCTATTCAAATAAGATATTTCTTTCCTTGTTAATCAGCAAGCAAGGTGGTACTGTAGTTTAAATAAGaaggaaagcaaaaaaaaaaaaaacatggagCAACCAACTTTGCATTGCAACCTTCATCGAGTCCTTCATCAAGTATACTTTCTAATGCAACTTGAATCATGTCAATTGGAGGTTGGACAAGAAAGTTCGGACAAAATATGAAAGCTATATTAACATGTTCCAAGATTATGAAATAATAATCTGATCATTGAATCATATTGATGGTAAGAAATATGTCATTGTAATGGTCTGGATGGTAAAACTCTACATGCAGTTGGTTGGGTTTTTGAGTCCAAGTCAACCTTGGAGTTTTTGGATGGCAATTAATATGTTATCTGATCATATTGGGTAACAtataagtcactgacgaatgatTTTTCGTATCCAGAAGTGTCTTACAATATAGGATTTGTTTCTAAGAGTCTTAATTGAGTCATTCTTTAAGTTTTGGTTGAATTATAGGAGTATCCACGAGTTCTAGTTATTGTAAGAGATAGAATACTGCACCCTCTAATTATAACCCCTCCTTTGCATCATAGTAGATTGAAGTTGAAGGTTTGAAGTTCTCTTTACGAGGGTGGTTGATGatgtgactctctctctctctctctctctctctctctctctctctctctctctctctctctctctctctctctctctctctctctgtgctgTGACACTATGGCAACTTGTTTTATCACTGGAATTTCATTCCTCTTCTTGTACGTATAACTTTAGAAGGTCCTGCACAAAGCTAGTGTGATGTCCGTGCAGACATGAGAAGCTCAAGCGAAGATTCATGTGACTCTGGCTGGATCAAGACATTCAATTGATGAGACTCCAACTAGTTGCCTAACTTTGATCTTACTTTAGTTatcgttttaatttttttgcttCTAATTATAGTTCGAGTGAATTTCTAGTTATTCCTTGATTTCTTACTTCAATacttattttgaaatttaaaaaatattaatttattttctcCGCAATTctagaaaattttgattttttttatgagaTGAGTCTTGTCCAAGTGATCATGCTTATCCTCGcaatattttaatttgttgaATGTTGTAATTTGTAAAGGTGTAAAACAAAACACTTTCAGCAATAGTTTTCTCATACAATGTTGAGCTTAGGTGTGAACGAGGCCATATATTGCTACCTCTGTCATTTATGTCATCAAAGATGTCTCCTGTAGAATCCAAAGGAGTGCTATCaatctcttttctcttttctcaaTCATTTTATAATCGAACACTTGTCCCCTAGAGCCCAAAGGATCAATCTCTTTTCTTAATCACTTccctcagaaaaaaaaaaaatctcgttTCTCATTTATAAAGCATGCAAGTGTGTCCCAACTACCAGGTCGATAAttacattaaaaagaagaaaactcaCCAGATGGACAGGGAAACGGTTGACGAGtactttttatgaaaagaaatttAGCAAGGCTGCATGTGAATTGCACTCTTTATTCGCTTCTT
It encodes the following:
- the LOC103710072 gene encoding nodulation receptor kinase-like yields the protein MDTGILVLIGSLVGVSVIILIILWHVLKRIYILNSSQADDCTITFSASKELVFEEPLCKKIPLKEIYAATNSLNDLNFIGQGIAGKVYKGVLSNGSNVAVKHIIKDGYAETFVREVTSLSHVRHPNLVALRGYCEEEDECFLVYELCSRGNLSEWLFGKDKILSWIQRLKIAIGSARGLWFLHTYPGGCIVHRDIKPANILLDEDFEARLSDFGLSKVMDLGVSYMSSEVRGTFGYVDPEYRQNHRVNAAGDVYSFGIVLLQILSGKRVINLNVRKPLPLDKMAKLLTKDGNISEFADPRLNGEYSAEAFEIVRKLALSCTSHKQKRPSMENVVTRLEKALEISTRDSEAYHVSTT
- the LOC103710056 gene encoding U-box domain-containing protein 19, which codes for MSHTPRRRILTLPAIPPCEAVSPAALLHALIALCRDIAAHRSDAFPIHRRSARETIRQVGAILEFLEDVRDRGNTLSGSVVVSFSELHVTLQKIRHLLHDCARRGARLWVLMRSERVSCEFRILIRSIATVLDVLPLESIDAAPEVKELIRLVRRQAWKAAIKTDPADHRAVRSVWSMLTQFKNGVAPARSDLRRLLDRLHIRTWSDCNEEIAFLEEEIFASPDGDGDEVALLGSLMGLTVYCRVVLFDAMDGRRSDHKECKLQEEAIEHLYLEDLRCPISLELMADPVTLATGQTYDRASIARWLKAGYLTCPVTGEKLASTELVPNVTIRKLVQQFRHGNIVPITEPSINQKRDLAKTVSPFSRAAAAGAIRMAAAFLVDKLSNGANLLEKYKTTYEIRKLSKSNLFNRACLVEAGSIPCLLHLLSSTDPSIQENAVACLLNLSKHPEGRKAICGTGGLSLIVHAIKTGSRIEAKQNAAAVLFYLSSVAEYRVAIGEIPEAIPTLTELLRDGTYRGKKNALVTFFGLLLYHGNHPKLLAARAVPALADLLQSEREDLVTDSAAVLAKIAERQEGTDAILRSAVIPRVVEVLRSTPSRSGRESCVSILLSLCNNGGSKVISLLEKMPSLMPSLYSLVTEGSPHAGKKARSLLNHIHSFQEQGYHAILTRPIRNDIVRAQ